The sequence GGTGTGATCAACCAGTTCCTGCGCTACCTCGATGTCATCGACACACCGCTTGCGCTCGTGCACAACACGTTCGGAACGGTGGTCGCGACCGTGCACATCCTGCTGCCCTTCATGGTGCTGCCGCTCTACGCCGCGATGCAGAAGATCCCGCGCGATTTGATGCAGGCCGGCGCCAGCCTCGGCGCCAATCCGGCGCATGCCTTCTTCCGGATCTTCCTGCCGCTGTCTCTGCCCGGCGCGCTCGCCGGCTCGACCATGGTCTTCGTGCTGTGCCTCGGCTTCTACATCACGCCGGAATTGCTCGGCGGCGGCCGCACCGTGATGGTGTCGATGCTGGTGAGCCGCAATGTCGAGCTCTACAACCAGTTCGGCGCCGCAAGCGCCGTCGCCGTCGTGCTGCTGGTCAGCGTGCTCCTGATCTTCTTCATCGCCAGCCGCTTCATTTCGCTCGATCGCGTGTTGGGGCAGAAATGAAGACATTCTCGCCCGCACGGATGGCCCTGATCGCCGCTTGCTCGCTGGTGCTGGTCTTTCTGATCCTGCCCGTGCTGATCATCGTGCCGATCTCGTTTTCCGGCGCGCGCTTCCTCACCTTCCCGCCGCCTTCGCTGTCGCTGCGCTGGTACCAGCAGTACTTCTCCAACCCGGCCTGGATGCAGGCGACGCAAGTCACGCTGATCGTTGCCGCTTTCACCGTGTTGATCGCCACCCCGCTCGGCGTCGCTGCGGCTTACGCTATCAGCCAATCGAAGCTGCGCATCATGCGCGTGATCCATATGGCTTTGCTGTTGCCGCTCGTCGTGCCGATCATCATCACAGCGGTCGGTATCTTCTTTGTCTATGCCAGGGTCGGACTGGTCGCGACCCTGCCAGGCCTCGTGCTGGCGAACGTCATGCTGGGCCTTCCCTATGTCGTCATCTCGGTGCTGGCGGGCCTGCAGAGCTTCGATCCGGCGCAGGAGATGGTCGCGCGTAGCCTGGGCATGAACCGCCTGCGCAGCTTCTTCGTGGTCACGCTGCCGCAAATCAAATCCAGCGTCGTCGCCGGCGGCATCTTCGCCTTCATCTCGGCAATGGACGAGACCATCGTCGCGCTGTTCATCTCCGGCGGCCGGTACCAGCCGCTCACCAAGCGGATGTTCACGGCATTGCGCGACGAGATCGATCCCACCATCGCCGCGATCTCCACACTGATGACGGCAGCGTCCCTCATGCTCGTGCTGCTTGCGAGTGGGCGGCAGCGGAGGAATGCGTGAGAACACAGCGCGTTTCCGAGAAGTGCAGTTGCGTTATGGCGGCACCGACAGCGAAATCCCATTTTTACAGTAGCCCAAACGGTGGGTTTTGGTCTCGGAAGGTCGAAAACGCTTTATCTTTCAACAGGGATTGACTGACAGTCTCGCCATCAGTGGCACGATTTTGCACGTCAAATTACGATTCCGTACGACCGCCTTCGCTAGATTGCCGATGCATCAATGGCGCCTACTCGCTCGCCTTCGGATCAGAAGTTGAGCAGGAGCTCCACATAGAGACGGTGGTCGAGCAAGAAGAAGCTGCGAGACGCGAAATTTCGTACAATGTGCATCAGGCTGCACAAGGTACCCAGGATGTGGCCGCGACTTTCGTCGACGCCTGCAACGTAGCTGCCGGGGGCGGGGCTGCCCAGTTGCTGCTGCCCGCGCAGGCGGTTTCCGGCAAAGGCTGTCCATCTGGCGAGGATACGCGCGGCGTAAGGAGCCTGATTGCGACTGGGTAAATGGGCCGGTGAAGCGACAGTCGAATGCCTGTAACGCGCTCGGACGATGAACTCCAGCGGATGCGATGCCGCAGTCCTCGTTGCGCTGCAGCAGAGCCAATCACGCTCGGAACTGCGCGGCCATTGGCTCCTGCCATCTGTTGAAACTCCAACGCGTTTGGGCTTCACTTCCACGCCAGATGTCTCGAACCCGTGTTGGCTGCCCGATGCAATCGAAGCCGGTTTTTGGGATAGAGGATACCCACCGTATCCTGCACCGGTTCCAGGCCGACATTCGCGCCTCAAGCGAGGGCCTCGGCTGGTCTTCGGCATTTGCCTCGATCCAGCGGGAACGAGCCTATGAGGGCAGGCTGCACGTGCTCTCGGATAGTCTGATGGTCCTGCACCGCGGCGGCCCGGTCGATATCACTTATACCATGGACGGAAGATCCATTAGCCGGCACATTCCCAAGGGCGGCGTGTTCTTTCTCCCGGCTGGCCATGAATGCGACATTGCGCTGCGTGCCGCGCTCGATACGACCCACATCTATCTTCGCTCCGACCTGTTCGCGGATCAGGAGAGGGGCGCCCATGACGTCGTCGGCGGACTGGCGCCCAGGCTCGGCGAGAGGGACGCGGTCCTCGAGCACCTCGCTGCGGCGATCGGCGAGACCATCATCGGTGGCCTGCCGGCTGCATCGCTGTTCGTCGACCCGATCGTCAAGGCGATCGCTAACCGCTTCATCGCCCTTAATTATCACACACCGGCGGCCGAGCCGGGCAAGCAGACGCAGCGGCTGAATCATCGACAGATGCAGCGAATCCGCGACTTCGTCGAGGCCAACCTCGAGAACGATATCCGGCTGGACATGATGGCAGCGGCCTGCGGCCGCAGCACCGAATATTTCGTGCGCATCTTCAAAGCCACCGTCGGCATCTCGCCCTACCAATACGTGCTCAACCTTCGAATCGAGCGCGCCAAGGCGTTGCTTTGCGAGGAAGGCACGAGCATCGCCGATGTCGCCCTGCAATGCGGCTTCTCGCATCAGGAACACCTGACGCGCATGTTCCGCCGCTTCACCGGCACGACCCCGGGCCGCTACCGGGACACCCACTAAACGCGGGCGCTAAACCGGTCTCTTGTCCTCTTGGCAGGAGAGGGCATCATTTTTGCAGTTTTGTGCAAGATTCCTCCGGTTTCGTGCAGGCCCGCAACATTCGTCGCGCATAGCCTCCCCCCAAAACGACAAGCAATCCAGCTCGCCGGAAGTTCCGGTGCGGGAGGACGCCATGAGCATCGCCGGAACTGGAGCCGAACATGCAGGCAAATTCGACGAACAAGAACTCACCGCGGACGTGATCCGCAGCTTTGACGCAACACCGGATTCCAGGCTCAAATTCATTCTCGAACAGGTCGTGACGTCGCTCCACGACCTCGTGCGCCGCACCAATCTCACCTTTGAAGAGTGGGAGCGGGCGATCGATTTCCTGACCCGAACCGGACAAGCCTGCACGCCGCTGCGGCAGGAATTCATCCTGCTGTCGGACGTGCTCGGGGTATCGATGCTGGTCGATGCGGTCAATCACCGCGAGCGGGAGGGCGCCACGGAGACCACCGTGCTCGGTCCGTTCTACGTGGGCGAACACAAGCCGACGCCGCATGGATCCGATATTGCGCGGGGCGTCAGCGGCGAGCCCATGTTCGTGCAGAGCCGCGTCACCGATTTGACCGCCCAGCCGCTCGCGGGCGCCGAGATCGACGTCTGGCACGCCGATGACGACGGCTTCTACGATTCGCAGAAGCCGTCCTACGAGACGCAGGGCCCCTCATTGCGGGCGCGGTTCGTGACGGATGCAGACGGGCGGTTTTCGTTTCGCACCATTCTGCCCTGCAGCTATCCGATTCCGACCGACGGCCCGGTCGGCGAATTGATGGCGGCGACCAGGCGTCATCCGATGCGGCCAGCCCACGTCCACTTTCTGGCGAAGGCGCAGGGTTTCGAGCCGCTCGTCACCCATGTGTTCATCGAGGGCGACGAATATCTCGCCTCGGATGCAGTGTTCGGCGTCAAGGATGAACTCGTGGCGAGGGTGGAACGTCACGACGAGCCGCTGATGCCCGATGGCACGCCGGCATCGGGGCCGTGGCACCTCATGGCTTACGAATTTCAGATGAAGCCGGGTGCGGGTGTCGTGCCGCGGCCGATGATGACCGCAGCCGAATGACGTGATCGCGCACGTCACGATATTGAATCTGGAGACTAGGAGAAGGAAATGGCCAAGACGCCGAGGACCACAGTTGAGACCGACGTTCTGGTGGTGGGAAGCGGACCCGCCGGTGGGACCGCCGCGGCGCTGCTCGGCATGTACGGCGTCAAGCATATTCTCGTGACCAAATATGGCTGGCTCGCCGACACGCCGCGCGCCCACATCACCAACCAGCGGGCCATGGAAGTGCTGCGCGACCTTGGCCTCGAGGAAAAGGCCGTTGCCCAGGCGACCCCGCAGCATCTGATGGCCAACAACGTGTTCTGCGAAAGTCTCGCCGGCGAAGAGCTCGGCCGGCTGTACTCGTGGGGCAATCATCCGGCGCGGCGGGCCGATTATGAGCTGGCGAGCCCGGTCAGCATCTGCGACCTGCCGCAGAATTTTCTGGAGCCGATTTTGCTCGAGGCCGCAGGCCAGCGCGGCACTTCGATTCGCTTCAACACCGAATTCCTCGATCTGGTACAGGATTCCGATGGCGTCAGCGCGACCGTGAAGGATCGGCTGTCCGGCGAGACCTACGAGATCCGCGCCAAATACCTGATCGGCGCCGACGGCGGCCGCAGCCGCGTCGCGGAAGTCATCGGTTTGCCGATGTTGGGGCAGATGGGCCGCGCCGGTAGCATGAACATCATCGTGCAGGCCGATCTCACCAAATATGTCGCCCATCGACCGAGCGTTCTGTACTGGGTGCTGCAGCCCGGCGCGCAGATCGGCGGCATCGGTGCCGGCCTCGTGCGCATGGTGCGGCCCTGGAACGAATGGCTGTTCATCTGGGGCTATGACATCGAGCAGGGCGAACGGCA comes from Bradyrhizobium diazoefficiens and encodes:
- a CDS encoding helix-turn-helix domain-containing protein, which produces MPQSSLRCSRANHARNCAAIGSCHLLKLQRVWASLPRQMSRTRVGCPMQSKPVFGIEDTHRILHRFQADIRASSEGLGWSSAFASIQRERAYEGRLHVLSDSLMVLHRGGPVDITYTMDGRSISRHIPKGGVFFLPAGHECDIALRAALDTTHIYLRSDLFADQERGAHDVVGGLAPRLGERDAVLEHLAAAIGETIIGGLPAASLFVDPIVKAIANRFIALNYHTPAAEPGKQTQRLNHRQMQRIRDFVEANLENDIRLDMMAAACGRSTEYFVRIFKATVGISPYQYVLNLRIERAKALLCEEGTSIADVALQCGFSHQEHLTRMFRRFTGTTPGRYRDTH
- a CDS encoding ABC transporter permease yields the protein MKTFSPARMALIAACSLVLVFLILPVLIIVPISFSGARFLTFPPPSLSLRWYQQYFSNPAWMQATQVTLIVAAFTVLIATPLGVAAAYAISQSKLRIMRVIHMALLLPLVVPIIITAVGIFFVYARVGLVATLPGLVLANVMLGLPYVVISVLAGLQSFDPAQEMVARSLGMNRLRSFFVVTLPQIKSSVVAGGIFAFISAMDETIVALFISGGRYQPLTKRMFTALRDEIDPTIAAISTLMTAASLMLVLLASGRQRRNA
- a CDS encoding ABC transporter permease encodes the protein MLALVSPALLVIGLLIVLPVGWLAWQSIYHDGFTLEHYRRILTEEIYWRSFALTFEISLFATVIALLLGYPVAYAANAAQKGWGIFILALVVLPFWTSVLVRAYAWLALLQRTGVINQFLRYLDVIDTPLALVHNTFGTVVATVHILLPFMVLPLYAAMQKIPRDLMQAGASLGANPAHAFFRIFLPLSLPGALAGSTMVFVLCLGFYITPELLGGGRTVMVSMLVSRNVELYNQFGAASAVAVVLLVSVLLIFFIASRFISLDRVLGQK
- a CDS encoding intradiol ring-cleavage dioxygenase; translated protein: MSIAGTGAEHAGKFDEQELTADVIRSFDATPDSRLKFILEQVVTSLHDLVRRTNLTFEEWERAIDFLTRTGQACTPLRQEFILLSDVLGVSMLVDAVNHREREGATETTVLGPFYVGEHKPTPHGSDIARGVSGEPMFVQSRVTDLTAQPLAGAEIDVWHADDDGFYDSQKPSYETQGPSLRARFVTDADGRFSFRTILPCSYPIPTDGPVGELMAATRRHPMRPAHVHFLAKAQGFEPLVTHVFIEGDEYLASDAVFGVKDELVARVERHDEPLMPDGTPASGPWHLMAYEFQMKPGAGVVPRPMMTAAE